The Etheostoma cragini isolate CJK2018 chromosome 5, CSU_Ecrag_1.0, whole genome shotgun sequence genome contains a region encoding:
- the LOC117944324 gene encoding cytadherence high molecular weight protein 1-like gives MPSKRKKNKRRMRRVQAQRRALEEQHAANPQVKASPGIAVNAPPAASPKKASKARAPAPVKIPAQAQEKFPTPAQVKIPTPAQVKIPTPAQVKIPTPAQVKIPAPAQVKIPAPAQVKIPAPXXXXXXXXXXXXXXXXXXXXXXXXXXXXXXXXXXXXXXXXXXXXXXXXXXXXXIVETPIVKTPIVETPIVKSPIVETPIVETPVVETPIVETPIVKTPIVDTPIVEPEPVVQEPIAEPVPVEVAGPEPKAVVLEHTPVDAKVEVADPVSKEEPVIEIPPEEPSIGEPTIVQEAEPIIPETEPVTEVIPQADAPVAAPVETEIQTEETITVFTETKQTHDVCEPETEVKAEALAEEEAVVESEVEVAVTDDITAPEPIAKAAEEPVVEALTIDQVCAEAEPAAKEVVTETVVESVKEVIAEKTEPDQVTEAVVSLVVQAEGEDVEAEIEVLAEEDAPGIPAEPVTFTEDATVQSMEIPVVPETVPEAPVEEAKGPVTEVQETSETQVVADRMVDDFVVTESVSAVEVAIAESAALQPEIVEVSDTFNTLSESMDVTPAPAPAEEMIINTTAEQTCVDVLSEEPKPETCDMPCQIQLAVESTQLSSMEMSVEPSVNGHIVPEVSIEG, from the exons ATGCCCagcaagaggaagaagaacaaGCGTCGCATGAGGAGGGTG CAGGCTCAGAGGAGAGCCCTTGAAGAGCAGCATGCAGCCAATCCTCAAGTCAAAGCGAGTCCCGGGATCGCAGTGAATGCACCACCTGCAGCAAGTCCAAAGAAAGCATCTAAAGCTCGAGCACCAGCTCCAGTAAAGATCCCAGCACAGGCTCAAGAAAAGTTCCCAACACCGGCTCAAGTAAAGATCCCAACACCGGCTCAAGTAAAGATCCCAACACCGGCTCAAGTAAAGATCCCAACACCGGCTCAAGTAAAGATCCCAGCACCGGCTCAAGTAAAGATCCCAGCACCGGCTCAAGTAAAGATCCCAGCACCGGNNNNNNNNNNNNNNNNNNNNNNNNNNNNNNNNNNNNNNNNNNNNNNNNNNNNNNNNNNNNNNNNNNNNNNNNNNNNNNNNNNNNNNNNNNNNNNNNNNNNNNNNNNNNNNNNNNNNNNNNNNNNNNNNNNNNNNNNNNNNNNNNNNNNNNNNNNNNNCATTGTGGAAACCCCCATTGTGAAGACCCCCATCGTGGAGACCCCTATCGTGAAGAGCCCCATTGTGGAAACCCCCATTGTGGAGACCCCTGTCGTGGAGACCCCTATTGTGGAAACCCCCATCGTGAAGACCCCAATTGTGGACACCCCCATTGTAGAACCAGAACCAGTTGTACAAGAACCTATCGCAGAGCCCGTCCCAGTTGAAGTAGCAGGACCAGAGCCTAAGGCTGTGGTGTTGGAGCATACTCCAGTAGACGCTAAGGTTGAAGTCGCAGACCCGGTCTCTAAAGAAGAACCAGTCATTGAGATTCCACCAGAGGAACCCTCTATAGGAGAACCTACAATTGTACAAGAGGCGGAACCCATCATTCCTGAAACAGAACCAGTAACAGAG GTCATACCCCAAGCCGACGCTCCAGTTGCTGCCCCTGTTGAGACTGAG ATTCAGACAGAGGAGACTATAACTGTATTCACAGAGACTAAACAG ACGCATGATGTCTGCGAGCCAGAAACTGAAGTGAAGGCTGAGGCCTTGGCAGAGGAAGAAGCAGTCGTCGAGTCAGAGGTGGAAGTGGCCGTCACAGACGATATCACCGCACCAGAGCCTATAGCCAAAGCCGCTGAAGAACCAGTGGTAGAAGCGCTTACAATTGACCAAGTCTGTGCTGAAGCAGAACCCGCTGCCAAGGAGGTGGTTACAGAAACAGTGGTAGAATCAGTAAAGGAGGTCATTGCAGAGAAAACTGAGCCAGATCAGGTGACTGAAGCTGTTGTCAGTCTTGTAGTCCAAGCTGAGGGTGAAGATGTTGAAGCTGAAATAGAAGTATTGGCGGAAGAAGATGCGCCTGGAATCCCTGCTGAGCCTGTTACATTCACAGAG GATGCTACTGTCCAATCTATGGAAATTCCAGTG GTGCCAGAGACCGTCCCTGAAGCTCCAGTAGAAGAGGCTAAAGGGCCCGTAACTGAAGTCCAAGAG ACATCTGAAACCCAGGTCGTGGCTGACCGCATGGTTGATGACTTTGTTGTCACAGAATCTGTCTCAGCAGTGGAGGTTGCCATTGCCGAGTCTGCTGCTCTCCAGCCG GAAATTGTGGAAGTAAGTGACACCTTCAACACCCTATCAGAATCAATGGATGTGACGCCTGCCCCCGCCCCTGCAGAGGAAATGATCATT AACACCACTGCTGAGCAGACATGTGTGGATGTGCTGTCAGAAGAGCCAAAGCCAGAAACCTGTGACATGCCGTGTCAGATTCAGCTCGCTGTGGAGTCTACGCAGCTCAGCTCAATG GAAATGTCAGTGGAGCCATCAGTGAATGGACACATTGTTCCAGAGGTTTCCATTGAGGGCTAG